A part of Hippea maritima DSM 10411 genomic DNA contains:
- a CDS encoding DUF5320 domain-containing protein → MPWGDRTGPFGAGPRTGRGLGYCSGNTVPGYMVRSSGFGWGRGFGGGRGFGRGRGFGFGRWGYEPYFYHAPSAPSKDDEKKFLESQIDSLTRSIEALKLRLKELEGED, encoded by the coding sequence ATGCCATGGGGGGACAGAACAGGTCCTTTTGGAGCAGGTCCAAGAACGGGTAGAGGTTTGGGTTATTGTTCAGGAAACACAGTGCCCGGCTACATGGTTAGAAGCTCTGGATTTGGATGGGGTAGAGGTTTTGGCGGAGGTAGAGGATTTGGAAGAGGCAGGGGCTTTGGCTTTGGAAGATGGGGTTATGAACCGTATTTTTATCATGCACCATCTGCCCCGTCAAAGGATGATGAGAAGAAGTTTTTAGAAAGCCAGATAGATTCTCTAACCCGCTCTATAGAAGCGCTAAAGTTGAGATTGAAAGAGCTTGAAGGAGAAGATTAA
- a CDS encoding 4Fe-4S binding protein — MKIAVTSGKGGTGKTTIATMLAYSLDNAQYIDCDAEEPNGHLFLKPRIEKKIPYTELVPQINEDVCTFCGKCAEVCAYKALVVMGEPLKKTMFFDELCHSCGACAYVCPIEGALIEVPKRVGEIRTGKASHIDFVMGLLDIGQASATQLIATLKRDYMDDSKTVVLDSPPGTSCTVVETIDGVDFVILVAEPTPFGLSDLKLSVELVRDMGLNFGIIVNKYEKNNRLIEDYAQEETIPILYRLPFSKDIARSYSNGALPFEKFKNDFKEVIKQIEERI; from the coding sequence ATGAAAATAGCCGTAACAAGCGGAAAAGGTGGTACAGGGAAAACCACCATTGCGACTATGCTTGCCTATTCTTTGGATAATGCCCAGTATATCGATTGCGATGCTGAAGAGCCAAATGGCCACCTCTTTTTAAAACCCAGGATAGAAAAAAAGATTCCTTATACTGAGCTTGTGCCCCAGATAAATGAAGATGTCTGCACATTTTGTGGTAAGTGTGCAGAGGTTTGTGCCTATAAGGCTTTGGTAGTTATGGGTGAACCCCTTAAAAAAACAATGTTCTTTGATGAGTTATGTCATTCTTGTGGGGCCTGTGCTTATGTGTGCCCCATTGAGGGGGCTTTGATTGAAGTTCCGAAGCGGGTAGGTGAAATAAGGACTGGAAAGGCTAGCCATATAGACTTTGTTATGGGACTTTTGGATATAGGTCAGGCCAGTGCAACCCAACTTATTGCCACATTGAAACGGGACTACATGGATGATTCAAAAACAGTTGTTTTAGACTCACCACCAGGCACATCTTGCACTGTTGTTGAGACTATAGATGGCGTTGATTTCGTTATCTTGGTGGCAGAACCCACACCCTTTGGATTAAGCGATTTAAAGCTATCTGTTGAGCTTGTTAGAGATATGGGTCTAAATTTCGGAATCATTGTGAATAAGTATGAAAAGAATAATAGGCTTATTGAAGATTATGCTCAAGAGGAGACTATTCCCATACTCTACAGACTGCCGTTTTCTAAAGATATAGCAAGGAGTTATTCAAACGGGGCTTTGCCGTTTGAAAAATTCAAAAACGATTTTAAAGAAGTGATTAAGCAGATAGAGGAAAGGATATGA
- a CDS encoding ATP-binding protein codes for MSRELVIISGKGGTGKTTLTSSLAYVMKDKIIVDADADAANMYILTNPKLKHKELFKGNPKAIIDVDKCVKCDLCRRLCRFDAIHINPDGNYYVDELKCDSCELCKVACPTEAIAMNEVYSGEWYESETPFGLMVHAKLYPGAENSGNLVTMVKHRAHLISEEQNIPYILVDGSPGIGCPVISTISGANYVVVVSEPTPAGLHDLERVKKLCDSFKVKSGVVVNKYDLNEEKTRQIEKFAEKEGMDVLGRIPFDECVPKAIVNLQIPYEACDSVKRTVDEIYSKVMEKL; via the coding sequence ATGAGTAGGGAGCTTGTTATAATTAGTGGCAAGGGTGGCACGGGTAAAACAACTCTAACCTCAAGCTTAGCTTATGTGATGAAGGATAAGATAATAGTTGATGCTGATGCTGATGCTGCAAATATGTATATCTTAACCAATCCAAAGCTTAAACATAAAGAGCTTTTCAAAGGAAACCCTAAAGCCATAATAGATGTTGACAAATGCGTTAAATGCGATTTATGTAGGAGGCTTTGCAGATTTGATGCAATACACATAAATCCAGATGGCAATTACTATGTGGATGAGCTAAAGTGCGATTCCTGCGAATTGTGTAAGGTTGCATGCCCAACTGAGGCCATTGCTATGAATGAGGTTTACTCAGGAGAATGGTACGAATCCGAAACCCCATTTGGATTAATGGTACATGCAAAACTCTATCCCGGTGCTGAAAATTCTGGAAACCTCGTTACTATGGTTAAACACAGGGCTCACCTGATAAGTGAGGAACAAAACATACCGTACATTTTAGTAGATGGTTCACCTGGTATTGGCTGCCCTGTTATATCTACTATCTCCGGTGCTAATTACGTAGTGGTGGTGTCTGAACCAACGCCGGCCGGCTTGCATGATTTAGAAAGGGTAAAAAAACTCTGCGATTCTTTTAAAGTAAAAAGCGGGGTGGTTGTAAACAAATATGACCTGAATGAAGAAAAAACCAGGCAGATAGAGAAATTTGCAGAAAAAGAGGGTATGGATGTTCTTGGCAGGATTCCATTTGATGAATGCGTACCCAAGGCCATAGTTAATCTGCAGATACCTTATGAGGCCTGCGATTCGGTCAAAAGGACTGTTGATGAAATATACTCAAAGGTTATGGAGAAGCTATGA
- the hemE gene encoding uroporphyrinogen decarboxylase, with product MKQSELFLKTLKGEKAGYTPVWFMRQAGRFLKSYRRIREKYPLLEMFTNKELIVEITLLPKKLGVDALIIFSDILIPLKLFGAKIIYEDGKSPSVIMDKSNIQYHENLENLSFLFEAIGEVKRHKKDLALLGFAAAPFTLLCYVFGGVEFFKLRGLMYENPDGFKKLMDLTTKMTIDYLNMQLNSGCDAVQLFDSWAGLLDEKTYRELVLPFNQRIAKSIKPSIYFIKNSHHLNHLLNKMDFDGFSIDWRSDLVQVYTSTNRCVQGNLDNTVLFADEATIKTKTKEILKQTEKIPHIFNLGHGVLPQTDEEKIKMLVDFIHNETGRFS from the coding sequence ATGAAGCAAAGTGAACTGTTTTTAAAAACCCTTAAAGGCGAAAAGGCAGGCTATACACCTGTATGGTTTATGCGTCAGGCGGGAAGATTCCTAAAAAGCTATAGAAGAATCAGAGAAAAATATCCGCTACTTGAGATGTTTACGAACAAGGAATTGATTGTAGAAATTACACTCCTTCCTAAAAAATTAGGTGTAGATGCCCTCATCATCTTTAGCGACATACTCATACCCCTAAAACTCTTTGGGGCAAAGATAATTTATGAGGACGGCAAAAGTCCCTCGGTGATAATGGATAAAAGCAACATTCAATACCATGAAAACCTTGAGAATTTGAGTTTTCTATTCGAAGCCATAGGCGAGGTAAAAAGACATAAAAAGGATCTTGCCCTGTTGGGCTTTGCAGCCGCTCCATTTACGCTTTTATGTTATGTATTTGGTGGTGTTGAGTTTTTTAAACTTAGGGGATTAATGTATGAAAACCCCGATGGATTTAAAAAGCTAATGGATTTAACAACAAAAATGACTATAGACTATTTAAACATGCAACTCAACTCAGGCTGCGATGCGGTTCAGCTATTCGATAGCTGGGCTGGCCTATTGGATGAGAAAACCTATAGAGAGTTGGTTCTGCCATTCAATCAAAGGATAGCCAAAAGTATCAAGCCATCCATTTATTTTATTAAGAACTCACACCACTTAAACCACCTGCTGAACAAGATGGACTTTGATGGCTTTAGTATCGACTGGCGCAGCGACCTTGTTCAGGTCTATACCTCAACCAACAGATGTGTTCAGGGAAACTTAGACAACACTGTTCTTTTTGCCGATGAGGCAACAATAAAAACCAAAACAAAAGAAATACTCAAACAGACAGAAAAAATCCCCCACATATTCAACTTAGGCCACGGTGTTTTACCTCAAACGGATGAGGAAAAGATAAAGATGCTCGTTGACTTCATACACAATGAAACAGGCCGTTTTAGTTAA
- a CDS encoding metal-dependent transcriptional regulator — protein sequence MEDVKLTPSTEDYLKTIYEITKSNKVVRIKDIAKSLDVKMPSVVNAVKQLEAKNLVIHETYGYIELTPLGEKIGKKLDERHRILKEFLSDVLQVDSTISSQDACAIEHYLHPETVDRVVKFLNFLRLSPDGEPGWLKKFKLYLKTGKKECDKLEDGG from the coding sequence ATGGAAGATGTAAAGCTTACACCCTCAACAGAGGATTATTTAAAAACCATATATGAGATTACTAAAAGCAATAAGGTTGTTAGGATAAAAGATATCGCAAAGAGCCTTGATGTTAAAATGCCCTCTGTTGTTAATGCCGTAAAACAGCTTGAAGCAAAGAATCTTGTGATACACGAAACATACGGATATATAGAATTAACACCGTTGGGTGAAAAGATAGGCAAGAAACTCGACGAAAGACATAGGATCTTAAAGGAGTTTTTGAGTGATGTGTTGCAGGTTGACAGCACTATATCTTCTCAAGATGCCTGTGCCATAGAGCACTATCTGCATCCAGAAACGGTCGATAGGGTGGTTAAATTTCTGAACTTTTTAAGGCTCTCACCAGATGGTGAGCCGGGTTGGCTTAAGAAATTTAAGCTTTACCTAAAAACGGGTAAAAAAGAGTGTGACAAGTTAGAGGATGGAGGCTAA
- a CDS encoding metal-sulfur cluster assembly factor — MSIKDEILEKLRGVYDPELREDVVKLKLVYDLKVDEQNGVASIKFRPTVENCPVGLQLAIAIKKAILSVDGVKKANVKVENFIWAKEAEEFLRALDR; from the coding sequence ATGAGTATAAAGGATGAGATATTAGAGAAATTAAGAGGCGTTTATGACCCAGAATTGAGAGAAGATGTTGTAAAGCTAAAGCTTGTCTATGATTTGAAAGTGGATGAACAAAACGGGGTTGCCAGCATAAAGTTTAGACCCACAGTTGAGAACTGTCCTGTAGGTTTGCAGCTTGCAATAGCCATAAAGAAGGCAATTCTTTCAGTTGACGGCGTCAAGAAGGCAAATGTTAAAGTGGAAAACTTTATATGGGCTAAAGAGGCTGAGGAGTTTCTAAGGGCATTAGACAGGTGA
- a CDS encoding NifB/NifX family molybdenum-iron cluster-binding protein — protein sequence MKIMITAKGDKLESTIDERYGRGEYFIIYDTDSGEFEAIKNPFLNNQGGVGVSTAQFSVEKGINAIISGSYGPNALEILRSANLELYKAQQGTVKDNIELLKEGKLERF from the coding sequence ATGAAGATCATGATTACAGCCAAAGGCGATAAATTGGAAAGCACTATTGATGAGAGATACGGAAGAGGTGAGTATTTTATAATCTATGATACCGATAGCGGTGAATTCGAAGCTATCAAAAACCCATTTTTGAACAATCAGGGTGGTGTTGGTGTATCTACTGCTCAGTTCAGTGTTGAGAAGGGGATAAATGCCATTATATCTGGAAGCTACGGCCCAAATGCGTTGGAGATTCTGAGATCAGCCAACTTAGAATTATATAAAGCCCAACAAGGAACGGTTAAAGATAATATAGAGCTTCTTAAAGAGGGTAAGCTTGAGAGATTCTAA
- a CDS encoding DNA recombination protein RmuC, with the protein MEVYYIVAALLVGSAVLFLAFSQTKQFRLIRDELKDELLRISTENQKQIEKNSELFEKLNQTTLKLNDTLKEELYTKFRDINSTIEAENFKNRDELKNFMETVNDKLMQLSDRVDQRLKSGFDNVDKTFRDIVEGIARISEAQRKIEELSKDVVSLQEILDDKKKRGVFGEVRLETILKSVFGQEGELYQTQYSFENSGKRVMADAVIKAPEMGLLAVDSKFPLENYVKMIEAEETDKARFTSQFKQNLKKHIDDIADKYICPPTTADMAVMFLPSEAIFAEVNAHHADIIAYARQKKIWIASPTTLMALLATVQAVVKDVKTRQQALKIQQELARLSKNFERYKERWEKLIKDIDRLSRDAKDVHITTQKISDDFKRIERVEFESSEALE; encoded by the coding sequence ATGGAGGTCTATTATATTGTTGCCGCACTACTTGTTGGTAGTGCGGTTCTGTTTTTGGCGTTTAGTCAGACAAAGCAGTTTAGGCTTATAAGGGATGAACTAAAGGATGAGCTGCTCAGGATATCCACTGAGAATCAAAAACAGATAGAGAAGAATTCCGAACTGTTTGAAAAGCTCAATCAGACAACTCTGAAATTAAATGATACATTAAAAGAAGAGTTATACACGAAGTTTAGGGATATAAATTCAACCATAGAGGCTGAAAACTTCAAAAACAGGGATGAGTTGAAAAATTTTATGGAGACTGTGAATGATAAACTGATGCAACTGAGTGATAGGGTTGATCAAAGACTTAAGTCTGGATTTGATAATGTGGATAAGACATTTAGAGATATAGTAGAGGGTATTGCAAGGATATCTGAGGCCCAGCGTAAGATTGAGGAATTATCCAAAGATGTGGTGTCTTTGCAAGAGATTTTGGATGATAAGAAGAAAAGAGGTGTGTTTGGTGAGGTGCGGCTTGAGACGATACTAAAGTCTGTATTCGGTCAGGAAGGGGAACTTTATCAAACCCAATACAGTTTTGAGAATAGTGGCAAAAGGGTTATGGCCGATGCCGTTATAAAGGCCCCTGAGATGGGGTTGTTGGCTGTGGACTCAAAATTTCCCCTTGAGAACTATGTTAAAATGATTGAAGCAGAAGAGACCGACAAGGCAAGATTTACAAGCCAATTTAAACAAAATCTAAAAAAACACATAGATGATATAGCGGATAAGTACATTTGCCCTCCAACAACAGCTGATATGGCTGTGATGTTTTTGCCATCTGAGGCCATATTTGCCGAGGTCAACGCCCATCATGCAGATATTATAGCTTATGCAAGACAAAAAAAGATTTGGATAGCTTCCCCAACGACCCTTATGGCTTTGCTTGCAACTGTTCAGGCAGTTGTTAAGGATGTTAAGACCAGACAGCAGGCTTTAAAGATTCAGCAGGAGCTTGCAAGACTCTCAAAGAATTTTGAAAGATACAAAGAGAGATGGGAAAAGCTCATAAAAGACATAGATAGACTCAGTAGGGATGCCAAGGATGTTCACATAACTACCCAAAAGATATCCGATGATTTTAAACGCATAGAAAGGGTTGAGTTTGAATCATCGGAGGCTTTGGAGTGA
- a CDS encoding MTH1187 family thiamine-binding protein has product MSVLVEFAMFPTDKGESVSSYVSRVIKVIDESGFEYKLTPMGTVFETDTMEEALGLINKAYSVLEPDCNRIYSTVKFDIRKNRSNRLTQKITSIESKLGKEVKK; this is encoded by the coding sequence ATGTCTGTTTTGGTTGAGTTTGCCATGTTTCCAACGGATAAAGGCGAAAGTGTGAGTTCATATGTTTCAAGAGTTATTAAAGTTATTGATGAGAGTGGCTTTGAATATAAACTTACACCCATGGGAACGGTGTTTGAGACAGATACAATGGAAGAGGCTCTTGGGCTTATAAACAAAGCTTACAGTGTGCTTGAGCCTGATTGCAATAGGATCTACTCAACCGTTAAATTTGACATAAGGAAGAATCGCTCTAACAGACTAACGCAGAAAATTACATCGATTGAGTCCAAATTGGGCAAAGAGGTTAAAAAGTAA
- a CDS encoding HD domain-containing phosphohydrolase, with translation MKEFKEGSFNETILLALTPITDSIKLGAYKNMLEVENQIMEYTFPQLNKFILTDKNQDSYFFVVRMLNLNGGDAFAMNIYNKSKGVSIGKPVSSKGTDAKGNPYREKYLKALREKGETYSTYWYPSPTTSKPRLKISFRKYYKPLHWMIGTGFYVDAIKQTATLFTNNLFKRIRYFQLLLFSLYLLTVALIHIINNQFSSVTNKDTNLITSAIPKIGLKKDPIEINRIHLSKLKTIAEKLNSLSATIIDKSEQIEKNRIEFIRTFVKVLEVRDFYTKGHSERVALYAQKIAQILGLSEKKQQDIYIAGLLHDLGKVAIPDSILLKPGKLSEYEYKIMKYHPVFSYELTKDVEFFKGISKFIRQHHERCDGSGYPDGLKCEEITLEGKILAIADVFDALTTSRPYRKAFSLEEALKTMKDMPLDTNIIAVIENKIKDIYIEEKKNELPSDMLSRVEKSRIDLFEKDVFSGIHRIKSLINFIDKLIDNQIDFYLFMVDIKHLKKINYLFGYQKGNEVINRVVSTIKNLKFALYPSRVGSNYFAFVYTKYDVVKINKELLNELKKIKINNTEVEFFTTFIHSKGLRNGEEVIYLAEMQIESLKCSSLRKKNSPV, from the coding sequence TTGAAGGAATTCAAAGAGGGTAGTTTCAATGAAACAATTCTATTGGCTCTAACACCAATAACAGACAGCATAAAACTAGGGGCATATAAAAATATGTTAGAAGTAGAAAACCAAATCATGGAATATACATTCCCTCAACTAAACAAATTTATACTTACCGACAAGAATCAGGATAGTTACTTTTTTGTGGTAAGGATGTTAAACCTCAATGGGGGCGATGCATTTGCCATGAATATATATAACAAATCCAAAGGCGTGAGCATAGGCAAACCCGTATCATCAAAAGGAACGGATGCAAAGGGTAATCCATACAGAGAAAAATATCTAAAGGCCTTAAGAGAAAAAGGAGAAACATACTCTACATACTGGTACCCATCACCTACAACAAGTAAACCCCGCCTGAAGATTTCCTTTAGAAAATATTACAAACCACTCCATTGGATGATTGGAACGGGTTTCTATGTGGATGCCATCAAACAGACAGCTACACTATTTACAAATAATCTATTTAAACGGATAAGATACTTTCAATTGCTACTGTTTTCACTCTACCTTCTAACGGTTGCATTAATACACATAATAAATAATCAATTTTCCTCAGTGACAAACAAAGACACAAATCTAATAACATCTGCCATACCCAAAATAGGCCTAAAAAAAGACCCCATAGAGATAAACAGAATCCACCTAAGTAAGCTAAAAACTATAGCGGAAAAGCTCAACAGTCTCTCTGCTACAATAATAGATAAAAGCGAACAGATAGAAAAAAACAGAATAGAGTTTATTAGAACCTTCGTTAAAGTATTAGAGGTAAGGGATTTCTACACAAAAGGACACTCAGAAAGAGTTGCCCTTTATGCCCAAAAAATCGCACAAATTTTAGGTTTATCAGAAAAAAAACAACAGGATATATACATTGCTGGCCTATTACATGATTTGGGAAAGGTGGCAATACCAGATAGCATACTACTAAAACCGGGTAAACTAAGTGAATACGAGTACAAGATTATGAAATACCACCCTGTATTTTCCTATGAACTCACAAAGGATGTTGAATTTTTTAAAGGCATATCCAAATTTATCAGACAGCACCACGAACGATGTGATGGAAGCGGATATCCAGACGGTTTAAAATGTGAAGAAATTACACTGGAAGGTAAGATTTTAGCAATAGCTGACGTGTTTGATGCCCTAACCACATCAAGACCTTACAGAAAAGCCTTTTCCTTAGAAGAAGCACTGAAAACAATGAAAGACATGCCCCTCGATACAAACATAATTGCGGTTATAGAAAACAAAATCAAGGATATTTACATAGAAGAAAAAAAGAATGAACTGCCATCGGATATGTTGTCAAGGGTAGAAAAAAGCAGAATAGACCTATTTGAGAAGGATGTTTTCAGTGGTATCCACAGAATTAAAAGCCTTATAAACTTTATAGATAAGCTCATAGATAATCAAATAGACTTCTATCTATTTATGGTAGATATAAAACATCTAAAAAAGATTAATTACCTATTCGGATACCAAAAAGGTAATGAGGTTATAAATAGAGTAGTCTCAACTATAAAAAACTTAAAATTTGCCTTGTATCCCAGCAGGGTTGGCTCAAACTATTTTGCCTTTGTATATACTAAATATGACGTAGTTAAAATAAACAAGGAACTCCTAAATGAATTAAAAAAGATCAAGATAAACAACACTGAAGTGGAATTTTTTACTACATTTATTCATTCAAAAGGTTTAAGAAACGGCGAGGAGGTAATCTACCTCGCCGAAATGCAGATAGAAAGTCTAAAATGCTCCTCGCTGAGAAAGAAAAACTCACCTGTCTAA
- a CDS encoding ferrochelatase: MKQAVLVNLGGIEKPTDIPVFLFSMFNDKHIMPLKQPFRAMVAFIITLLRAKKTYNILKLSPSPLVRITKRQAEKLSIKTNKHITYGFSYSKPYFNDCEGTFIVMQNFYSHTTHGKVLELKRTKPPLCIHKGFFELFESRINNALKNHPNAAILLSAHSLPLKLLKKTNDPYRNDLEVFRLALSRILKKPIYLSFQSRLGPIEWLKPETEKEIKRLSKHYTELIILPVSFTTDNTETIVEIDRAYTKIAKDCGFRWIKRVNCFNDDGDFIEFLASIL, encoded by the coding sequence ATGAAACAGGCCGTTTTAGTTAATCTAGGTGGTATAGAAAAACCAACGGATATACCCGTATTTTTGTTTAGCATGTTCAATGATAAGCACATCATGCCACTAAAGCAGCCATTCAGGGCAATGGTGGCCTTTATCATAACCCTTCTAAGAGCAAAAAAAACCTATAACATACTAAAATTATCGCCATCCCCACTTGTAAGAATAACCAAAAGGCAGGCAGAGAAGCTATCTATAAAAACAAATAAGCATATAACTTATGGGTTTAGTTATTCAAAACCGTATTTTAACGATTGCGAGGGCACATTCATTGTTATGCAAAATTTCTATTCTCACACCACGCACGGCAAGGTTTTAGAATTAAAGAGGACAAAACCACCCTTGTGCATCCATAAAGGCTTCTTTGAGCTATTTGAGTCAAGGATAAACAACGCCTTAAAGAACCACCCCAATGCTGCTATACTTTTAAGTGCTCATTCGTTGCCGTTAAAACTGCTAAAAAAAACAAACGATCCATACAGAAACGACTTAGAGGTTTTTAGATTGGCGTTAAGCAGGATTTTAAAAAAGCCAATCTATCTATCCTTTCAGTCAAGGTTGGGGCCAATAGAATGGCTAAAACCAGAAACGGAAAAAGAGATAAAAAGGCTTTCAAAACATTACACAGAACTAATTATCTTACCTGTTAGTTTTACAACCGACAATACAGAAACAATTGTCGAGATAGACAGGGCTTATACAAAGATTGCTAAGGATTGTGGTTTTAGGTGGATAAAAAGGGTAAATTGTTTCAATGATGATGGTGATTTTATTGAGTTTTTAGCCTCCATCCTCTAA
- a CDS encoding DNA polymerase I: protein MNEKVYLIDGSSFLYRFFFAIRGLSYKGMPTGTIFGFAKLLLELDAANPTYIAIFFDTKAKTFREDILESYKKNRPKMPDELSIQIEPTKQLIKAFGIPIIELDGFEADDLIATYAEKLKNDFEVIIIASDKDLFQLVNSNVKIYDPTKKVFYDREGVFKKLGVYPEQVADFLALVGDSIDNIPGVKSIGPKTAASLLAQYKNIEGILQNLDNLKPKIKEAIEKEKDNLELYRKLTITDKKAPIKIELEAMKKKEKDIDKIQELFLKFGFKSLLKSLPVKHNTVSMSKSHTILMALNKSAILIENNQIKRIEPGFVNTDIETVYDFKELLTQGFQFEKYPFDIKLASYLVNPDSKGNPRVCFENINDEAFAKLMNLSEEEAILESYPFLREYIEGNNLNFLLSQVETPLSEVLVSMEKRGIKIDSEYLTSFENELANKLYATEKQIHALAGEEFNINSTKELQRILFEKLGIKPIKKTKTGYSTDSESLQMLAQKYEIAQLIITYRAISKVISTYIRPFLDKMDKSNRLHTTFNQTLTSTGRLSSSNPNLQNLPAGDDELHSGIRKSVVAPKGYKLICSDYSQIELRVLAQMSKDKTLIEIFKNNEDIHTQTAVKIFGVHPSMVDHHLRRMAKTINFGIIYGMGYVSLSKTLNISKDKARQFIEKYFERFAGVKSYIENTTEKATKNGFVETYFGRRRYFFNINSNNKRLAQFEKRAAVNATIQGTAADIIKIAMVKLYEKLKNLDAHIVLQVHDELLVEAKEDIAENVAGIVKDTMENAVKFDIPIKTNTKIANNWYEAK, encoded by the coding sequence ATGAATGAGAAGGTTTATCTAATCGACGGTAGTTCATTTTTGTATAGATTTTTCTTTGCCATTAGAGGTCTATCCTACAAAGGTATGCCTACCGGCACCATCTTTGGATTTGCAAAACTGCTTTTGGAGCTTGATGCTGCAAATCCAACCTACATAGCCATCTTTTTTGATACAAAGGCAAAAACATTCAGGGAAGATATACTTGAGAGTTATAAGAAAAACAGACCCAAAATGCCGGATGAGTTGAGCATTCAGATAGAGCCAACAAAACAGCTCATCAAGGCATTTGGCATTCCCATTATTGAACTTGACGGCTTCGAGGCAGATGACCTCATTGCAACCTATGCAGAGAAACTAAAAAACGACTTTGAGGTTATAATCATAGCATCGGATAAAGACCTATTTCAGCTTGTAAACAGTAATGTAAAGATATACGACCCAACCAAGAAGGTTTTTTACGACAGAGAGGGGGTATTTAAAAAGCTTGGTGTTTATCCCGAACAGGTTGCAGATTTTCTGGCTTTAGTGGGAGATAGTATCGACAACATACCCGGCGTAAAGTCCATCGGACCAAAAACAGCCGCAAGTTTATTGGCTCAATATAAAAACATAGAGGGTATATTGCAAAATTTAGACAATCTAAAGCCAAAAATTAAAGAAGCTATAGAAAAGGAAAAAGATAATTTAGAGCTTTACAGAAAATTAACCATAACAGATAAAAAAGCACCTATAAAAATAGAATTAGAGGCAATGAAAAAGAAAGAAAAAGACATAGATAAGATCCAGGAGTTATTCTTAAAATTTGGATTTAAATCGCTTCTTAAATCACTTCCAGTAAAACATAATACAGTTTCTATGAGCAAAAGCCATACAATCTTAATGGCATTAAACAAATCCGCCATACTAATAGAAAATAATCAAATAAAAAGAATAGAACCAGGATTTGTAAACACAGATATAGAGACCGTTTATGATTTTAAGGAATTACTCACACAAGGTTTTCAGTTTGAAAAATACCCATTCGACATAAAATTGGCCTCATATCTTGTAAACCCAGATTCAAAAGGCAATCCGAGGGTATGCTTTGAAAATATAAATGACGAGGCATTTGCAAAACTCATGAATCTATCTGAGGAAGAAGCAATTTTAGAATCCTACCCCTTTTTAAGAGAATATATAGAAGGAAATAACTTGAACTTCCTTCTAAGTCAGGTCGAGACACCCCTTTCTGAGGTGCTGGTATCGATGGAAAAGAGAGGAATAAAGATAGACTCAGAATATTTGACATCATTTGAAAATGAATTGGCAAACAAACTTTATGCTACAGAAAAACAAATACATGCATTGGCAGGTGAGGAGTTTAACATAAACTCCACAAAAGAACTTCAACGTATTCTTTTTGAAAAACTAGGCATAAAACCCATAAAAAAGACAAAAACGGGTTATTCCACAGACTCAGAGAGTCTGCAAATGTTGGCTCAAAAATACGAAATAGCCCAGCTAATTATCACCTACCGTGCAATTTCGAAGGTCATATCCACCTACATAAGACCATTTTTGGATAAGATGGACAAAAGCAACAGACTTCATACAACATTCAATCAGACACTAACATCTACAGGCCGGCTTTCATCTTCAAATCCAAACCTACAGAATCTACCTGCTGGGGATGATGAACTGCATTCTGGCATTAGAAAATCGGTGGTTGCACCTAAAGGATATAAACTTATCTGCTCAGATTACTCTCAAATAGAATTAAGGGTTTTGGCTCAAATGAGCAAGGATAAAACGCTTATTGAAATATTTAAAAACAACGAGGATATACACACACAAACAGCCGTTAAAATCTTCGGCGTTCATCCTTCAATGGTTGACCACCACTTACGTAGGATGGCAAAAACAATAAACTTCGGCATAATCTATGGGATGGGCTATGTATCCCTATCAAAAACTCTAAATATCAGCAAAGATAAGGCCAGACAGTTTATAGAAAAATACTTTGAGAGGTTCGCAGGCGTAAAATCATATATAGAAAATACTACGGAAAAAGCCACAAAGAATGGATTTGTGGAGACATACTTCGGCAGAAGGCGTTATTTTTTCAATATAAACTCAAACAACAAGCGGTTAGCTCAGTTCGAAAAAAGGGCTGCAGTCAATGCCACAATCCAGGGTACAGCCGCAGATATAATAAAGATAGCTATGGTTAAGCTGTATGAAAAACTAAAAAATTTAGATGCCCACATAGTCTTGCAGGTTCACGATGAGTTGCTTGTTGAGGCAAAAGAAGATATAGCCGAGAATGTGGCAGGTATAGTAAAGGACACAATGGAAAATGCCGTAAAGTTTGATATACCCATAAAAACCAATACAAAGATAGCGAATAACTGGTATGAAGCAAAGTGA